GAGCCGCTTCGACATCCTGGAGAACAAGGTCGCGCTCGCCGTGCCGGAGGGCAACCCCAAGGGCATCGAGAGCTTCGACCAGCTGGCGGAGCTGCTCGCCGCGGGCGACGTCTTCATGGCGATGGGCAACGCCGACGTGCCCGTGGGCCAGTACACCCAGGCCATCCTCGAGCACTACGGCCTCGACGAGGAGGCGCTGGCCGCGGCCGGCGCCATCACGTACGGCTCCAACGTCAAGGAGGTCACCTCGCAGGTGGCCGAGGCCACGGTGGACTGCGGCGTCATCTACCAGACCGACGCCTACTCCGACGGCCTGGAGGTCGTGGACGTCGCCACTCCCGAGATGTGCGGCCAGGTGGTCTACCCGGCGGCGGCGACCAAGAACGCGCCCAACCCCGAGGGCGCTGCCGCCCTCCTCGAGTTCCTGCGCGGATCCGAGGCGTCCGCGTGCTTCGAGGAGGTCGGCTTCACCCCGCTCGCCGAGGCGTAGCCGATCCACGGGAGGCCGAGAAGGACGATGGACTGGTACCCGCTCCTCAACTCGCTGCGCATCGCAGCCATCGCGACGGTGATCGTGTTGTTCGCGGGCATCTGGCTCGCGAACCTCGTGGCGCGCGCCCCGCGCCTCGTGAAGGGCGTGCTCGACGTGGTGCTCACGCTGCCGCTCGTGCTGCCGCCCACGGTCGTGGGCTACCTGCTCCTGATCCTCCTCGGCCCGCGTCGACCGCTCGGCGCGCTCGCCGCGCAGCTGCTTGACCTGAGGCTCACGATGGTCTGGTACGCGGCGGTCTTCGCCACGGTGGTGGTGAGCTTCCCGCTCATGTACCGCACCGCGCGCGGCGCCTTCGAGGCCTTCGACCAGACGCTCGCCGACGCCGCCCGCACGCTCGGCCACTCGGAGCGCTGGGTCTTCTGGCGCGTGAAGATGCCCTGCTGCCTGCAGGGCATCGTCGCCGGGGCGGTGCTCGCGTTCGCCCGCGCGCTCGGGGAGTACGGTGCCACGTCGATGCTGTGCGGCTACACGCCCGGCTCCACGGCCACGGTCGCCACGACGGTCTACCAGCTCTGGCGCACCGGGGACGACGCGGGCGCGCTCACGTGGGTGCTCGTGAACCTGGCGATCTCCGCCGTGGTGCTGCTCGCGATGAACTGGTTCGAGGCCCGCGGCCGCTCGGGCGCCGGCGGGCGGGCGCGCGGGGCGGTGGCGCGATGAGCCTCTCCGTCGACGTTCGCAAGCGCCTGGGGTCCTTCTCGCTGGACGTCTCCTTCGAGGTGGCCGACAGCCGGGAGATCTGCGCGCTTCTCGGCCCCTCGGGCTGCGGCAAGTCGCTCACGCTCAAGTGCGTCACCGGCGTGCTCACGCCCGACGAGGGCCGCATCGTCCTGAACGACCGCGTGCTCTTTGACTCCGCGGCGGGCGTGAACCTGCCGCCGCAGCGGCGGCGCGTGGGCTACCTCTTCCAGCAGTACGCGCTCTTTCCCACGATGACGGTCGAGCAGAACATCGGCGCCGGCGCGGTGGGCGTCTCGCGCGAGGAGCGCGCGCGGCGCGTGGCCGAGCAGGTGCGCGCCTTCCACCTGGAGGGCCTCGAGCGCCTGCGGCCCGCCCAGCTCTCGGGCGGCCAGCAGCAGCGCGTGGCGCTCGCCCGGATCCTCGTGGGCAGCCCGGAGCTGATCCTTCTGGACGAGCCCTTCTCGGCGCTCGACGGCCATCTGCGCTGGGAGTTTGAGATGATGCTCTCAGACGTGCTGCGCGACTTCCCGGGCGGCGCGGTCTTCGTGAGCCACAACCGCGACGAGGTCTACCGCATGTGCGACACCGTCTGCGTGGTCTCCGAGGGCCGCTCGGAGGAGAAGCTCACGATCTCCCAGCTCTTCTCCACGCCGCGGACGCTCGCGGCGGCGCTCATATCCGGGTGCAAGAACGTCTCGCGCGCGCAGGCGGTCGCGACGGGGGAGGGCGGCGGCGCGACCGCGGCGCTTTGCTGCGCCGACTGGGGCGTGACGCTCACGACCTCGCTGGCCGTGGGGGCGGACGTGACGCACGTGGGTCTGCGCGCCCACTACCTGCGCGTCTTTGCCGACCCTGCGGAGGCCGCGGGCCTGCCCAACCAGATCCCGTGCGTAGTCGACCGCGTGATAGACTCTACGTTCTCCACGATCGTGATGCTGCGCACGCCGGGCGGCGGCCTTCTGCGCTACGAGTGCGAGAAGGACGTGTGGTCGCGCCTCGCCTGCGCGGACGAGCTCACGGTCTCGGTTGATCCGTCGGTCGTGATGCCGCTCGCGGGAGGGGGCTCGGATGCGTGACGCGCAGGGAAGGCGCATAGGCTACCTGCGGCTCTCCGTGACGGACCGTTGCAACTGCCGCTGCGCGTACTGCATGCCGGCGGACGGCGTCCCGATGCTCTCCCACGACGACGTGTGCTCGTTCGAGGAGCTCGCGCGCATCACGGAGGCCTGCTGCGAGCTTGGGGTCTCGAAGGTGCGGCTCACCGGGGGCGAGCCGCTCGTGCGCCGCGGCCTGCCGGGGCTCGTGCGGATGCTGCGAGAGGTGCCGGGGGTGCGCGAGCTCGCCATGACGACCAACGCGACGCTGCTCGCGCCGGTTGCGGAAGAGCTGCGCGCGGCCGGGCTCGACCGCCTCAACGTGAGCCTCGACAGCCTGCGGCCCGAGCGCTACGCCGCCATCACGCGCGG
Above is a genomic segment from Olsenella timonensis containing:
- the modA gene encoding molybdate ABC transporter substrate-binding protein, giving the protein MSTKMTRRAFTGGSAALLALSLAACGGDGSGAPADDAAADQAAETTTITVFAAASMEESLTKAGELFTEANPQYELSFNFDSSGTLKTQIEEGADCDVFISAGQLQMNQLDAADTTGDNVDGLDLIDSESRFDILENKVALAVPEGNPKGIESFDQLAELLAAGDVFMAMGNADVPVGQYTQAILEHYGLDEEALAAAGAITYGSNVKEVTSQVAEATVDCGVIYQTDAYSDGLEVVDVATPEMCGQVVYPAAATKNAPNPEGAAALLEFLRGSEASACFEEVGFTPLAEA
- the modB gene encoding molybdate ABC transporter permease subunit, producing the protein MDWYPLLNSLRIAAIATVIVLFAGIWLANLVARAPRLVKGVLDVVLTLPLVLPPTVVGYLLLILLGPRRPLGALAAQLLDLRLTMVWYAAVFATVVVSFPLMYRTARGAFEAFDQTLADAARTLGHSERWVFWRVKMPCCLQGIVAGAVLAFARALGEYGATSMLCGYTPGSTATVATTVYQLWRTGDDAGALTWVLVNLAISAVVLLAMNWFEARGRSGAGGRARGAVAR
- a CDS encoding sulfate/molybdate ABC transporter ATP-binding protein yields the protein MSLSVDVRKRLGSFSLDVSFEVADSREICALLGPSGCGKSLTLKCVTGVLTPDEGRIVLNDRVLFDSAAGVNLPPQRRRVGYLFQQYALFPTMTVEQNIGAGAVGVSREERARRVAEQVRAFHLEGLERLRPAQLSGGQQQRVALARILVGSPELILLDEPFSALDGHLRWEFEMMLSDVLRDFPGGAVFVSHNRDEVYRMCDTVCVVSEGRSEEKLTISQLFSTPRTLAAALISGCKNVSRAQAVATGEGGGATAALCCADWGVTLTTSLAVGADVTHVGLRAHYLRVFADPAEAAGLPNQIPCVVDRVIDSTFSTIVMLRTPGGGLLRYECEKDVWSRLACADELTVSVDPSVVMPLAGGGSDA